One Flagellimonas sp. CMM7 genomic region harbors:
- a CDS encoding ribose-phosphate pyrophosphokinase, producing MSYQVPEPKIFACTQSTVLGEKIAASYGADLGKVLFSRYSDGEFQPSFEESIRGTRIFIIGSTNPGSENLMEMLLMIDAAKRASARHITAVMPYFGWARQDRKDKPRVPIAAKLVAKMLETAGATRIITMDLHADQIQGFFEKPVDHLFASTLFLPYLESLNLDNLCIASPDMGGSKRAYAYSKALECDVVICYKQRAKANVISHMELIGEVKGKNVVLVDDMVDTAGTLTKAADLMIERGAKSVRAITTHGLLSGNAYEKIENSKLSELIVTDSIPVEHNKKKIKVLGCADLFADVMHRVHHNTSISSKFLM from the coding sequence ATGTCATATCAAGTTCCAGAACCTAAAATTTTCGCTTGTACCCAAAGTACTGTGCTTGGCGAGAAAATTGCAGCCTCCTACGGCGCTGACTTAGGAAAGGTTCTTTTTTCCAGATATAGTGATGGTGAATTTCAACCTTCATTTGAAGAATCCATAAGGGGAACACGTATTTTTATTATTGGTTCTACCAATCCCGGTTCAGAGAATCTAATGGAAATGTTGTTAATGATAGATGCTGCCAAAAGAGCGTCTGCTAGACATATTACAGCAGTAATGCCTTATTTTGGGTGGGCAAGACAAGATAGAAAAGACAAACCAAGAGTTCCCATTGCTGCCAAATTAGTCGCAAAAATGTTGGAAACAGCTGGAGCTACTCGGATTATTACAATGGATTTGCATGCCGATCAAATTCAAGGATTTTTTGAAAAACCGGTAGATCATCTTTTTGCATCCACCTTGTTTTTACCCTATTTAGAAAGCCTTAATTTGGATAATCTATGCATTGCCTCACCAGACATGGGAGGATCCAAAAGAGCATATGCATACTCCAAAGCATTAGAGTGCGATGTTGTTATTTGCTATAAGCAACGCGCCAAAGCCAATGTAATTTCGCATATGGAATTGATTGGTGAAGTAAAGGGCAAAAATGTTGTTTTAGTGGATGATATGGTGGATACAGCTGGCACATTGACAAAAGCGGCCGATCTTATGATCGAACGAGGAGCAAAAAGTGTACGTGCCATTACTACGCACGGACTGCTATCTGGAAATGCATATGAAAAAATAGAAAATTCAAAGCTATCAGAACTGATCGTTACAGATTCTATTCCAGTTGAACACAACAAGAAAAAAATAAAGGTATTGGGCTGTGCCGATCTTTTTGCAGATGTTATGCATAGGGTTCACCACAACACATCAATATCATCAAAATTTTTAATGTAA
- the pth gene encoding aminoacyl-tRNA hydrolase — MFQLFKAFIRKPKQLLEETDIMKKFLIVGLGNIGSEYEETRHNIGFKVLDFLSEQENFVFESAKLGAIASFKHKGRSILCLKPSTYMNLSGKAVKYWMEKEKISLENILIVTDDINLDFGTIRLKTKGSDGGHNGLKDIQNTLQTSQYNRFRFGVGSQFGKGKQVDYVLGKWNTDEAKQLSERLSKSADLIRSFVFSGINNTMNQFNGT, encoded by the coding sequence ATGTTCCAATTATTCAAGGCATTTATTAGAAAACCAAAACAGTTACTGGAAGAAACTGATATCATGAAAAAATTCCTAATTGTTGGCCTTGGAAACATTGGGTCCGAGTACGAAGAAACACGGCACAATATTGGTTTTAAAGTTTTGGATTTTTTATCTGAGCAAGAGAACTTTGTATTTGAAAGTGCAAAGCTAGGAGCCATAGCTTCTTTTAAACATAAAGGAAGAAGTATTTTATGTTTAAAACCATCCACTTATATGAATTTAAGTGGAAAGGCGGTTAAGTACTGGATGGAAAAGGAAAAAATTTCCTTGGAAAATATATTGATTGTAACTGATGACATCAATCTTGACTTTGGTACAATCCGTTTAAAGACCAAAGGCAGTGACGGCGGACATAACGGGCTAAAGGATATTCAAAATACCTTGCAGACATCTCAATACAACCGCTTTAGATTTGGTGTGGGGTCTCAGTTTGGAAAAGGAAAGCAGGTTGATTATGTTTTAGGGAAGTGGAATACTGATGAAGCAAAACAACTTTCGGAAAGGCTTAGTAAATCCGCTGATTTAATTCGATCATTTGTATTTTCCGGAATCAATAATACCATGAACCAATTTAACGGAACGTAG
- the serS gene encoding serine--tRNA ligase: MLQLQIIRENKESIIKAMKKRNVDAEPILSAILDLDEKRRSIQTELDSTLAESNKLSKEIGMLFKSGKAQEANAIKEQTAGLKEASKQLGEDLNTTSAALQEQLYQLPNIPHESVPKGNSDKDNEEIFHEGDIPVLSEGALPHWELAKKYDIIDFELGVKVTGAGFPIYKGKGARLQRALISYFLDKNTEAGYLEVQPPHLVNEASGYGTGQLPDKEGQMYHTQVDDLYLIPTAEVPITNLHRGDIVPQENFPIKYTGYTPCFRREAGSYGAHVRGLNRLHQFDKVELVRIEHPSASYQALDEMVEHVKNILRELKLPYRVLRLCGGDLGFTSALTFDFEVFSTAQDRWLEISSVSNFETFQANRLKLRFKDENGKSQLAHTLNGSSLALPRVLAGILENYQTKDGIKIPEVLVPYCGFNVIA, from the coding sequence ATGCTTCAATTACAGATAATTAGAGAGAACAAGGAAAGCATCATTAAAGCTATGAAAAAGCGAAATGTTGATGCAGAGCCTATTTTGTCCGCCATCTTGGATTTGGATGAAAAAAGACGTTCCATCCAGACTGAACTGGATAGCACCTTGGCAGAATCCAACAAACTTTCTAAAGAAATTGGAATGCTTTTTAAATCTGGAAAAGCACAAGAAGCCAATGCAATAAAAGAGCAAACGGCCGGTCTTAAAGAAGCTTCAAAGCAATTGGGAGAAGATTTAAATACAACAAGTGCCGCCCTGCAGGAACAGTTATACCAACTACCCAATATTCCCCATGAGTCTGTTCCCAAAGGAAATTCGGACAAGGATAATGAAGAAATTTTTCATGAAGGTGATATTCCTGTGCTTTCAGAAGGTGCACTACCCCATTGGGAATTGGCTAAAAAGTACGATATCATCGATTTTGAATTAGGAGTAAAAGTTACAGGTGCTGGATTTCCAATTTACAAGGGCAAAGGAGCTCGCTTACAACGCGCTTTAATCTCATATTTCTTGGATAAGAATACAGAAGCTGGCTACTTAGAGGTACAACCTCCTCATTTGGTCAATGAGGCTTCAGGTTATGGTACAGGGCAACTACCTGATAAGGAAGGACAAATGTATCACACTCAAGTAGATGATCTATATCTTATTCCAACTGCCGAAGTACCTATTACAAATTTGCATAGGGGTGATATTGTTCCCCAAGAAAATTTTCCAATTAAATACACCGGATATACACCTTGTTTTAGAAGAGAAGCAGGAAGTTATGGTGCGCATGTTAGAGGATTGAACAGACTTCATCAGTTTGATAAAGTTGAATTGGTTCGTATTGAGCATCCTTCTGCCTCTTACCAAGCTTTGGATGAGATGGTAGAGCATGTTAAGAATATTCTGAGAGAATTGAAATTACCTTACCGGGTCCTTCGTCTTTGCGGGGGTGATTTGGGCTTTACTTCCGCCCTAACCTTTGATTTTGAAGTTTTCTCAACCGCTCAAGACAGATGGCTGGAGATTAGTTCTGTATCCAATTTTGAAACTTTCCAGGCCAACCGATTAAAACTCCGTTTTAAGGACGAAAATGGAAAAAGTCAATTGGCGCACACATTAAACGGTAGTTCCTTGGCATTGCCCAGAGTTTTGGCGGGAATCCTAGAAAATTATCAAACCAAGGATGGCATCAAAATCCCAGAAGTTCTGGTTCCCTACTGCGGGTTTAATGTTATTGCCTAG
- a CDS encoding reprolysin-like metallopeptidase, producing MRAKLHLVFSITIFFVCFCAFGQQAYWKTITAKSNFKSASVKDMSKASAVFSLDKTLFSKTLKSFSDSKKGKHQIYLPDYKGNVVAFNIEETSVLHPDLAKKYPNIKSFSGYSLDGKYKVKLSSSHKGLQSMIVNVENRKTAFMEQLSNKSNSYVVYERGAGASGKDGFVCDTEKLQQSVAKTITPLVDDQLLRKFRIAVSTTGEYTDFHGGTVADALAAINATLTRINEVFETDLGVTLELIPNNDLIIFTDAGTDPYNGNLNGEVQNILTTTIGEANYDVGHLFNKVELPSQNNGNAGFIGAVCSDNRKGSAFSSASIPQGDVFDLDFVSHELGHQFGANHTWSFESEGTGVQAEPASGTTIMGYAGIVNGNNVAPNGDDYYHYNSIVQISDYLETVSCAQTTPLTNVPPVLTPVGDFVIPKSTAFVLEGIATDSDAGDILTYTWEQIDNGVVTTGTFGPDNPSGANFRSLPPTTNPARYFPRLSRVIQGNLTQTNPATNDAWETVSNIERNMSFAFTVRDNAVGGGQVVSDLLDVQVINAAGPFTVTSQASNEVYEGGSIQQITWDVANTNILPIDAKTVDIFLSVDGGNSFPITLAEDKLNDGSEEVVIPGNVTNTARIMVKASDNVFFAVNSSNFSIQQSPVVLNFQDLSFEACQPDDIVIPFTYQTFGGFNETSTFSANVPVGLTASFVPVQASANDTAVVLTISNTNGVAPGVYPITITSTSASETKNVPISIVVRDTNFGEVVLVSPIDTQANTPIRTQLTWEANALYSNYDIEIATDIGFVDVVESASVPFNFYQSTNLTDQTEYFWRVRPSNNCGTGSFGTPFSFTTIQVNCKNLEFKNLPLEISNIETPTVSATLQFLEDLPISDINVNLELTHTYLEDLVINLISPSGTRVALISGSCGELNNVTAVFDDDGSAIVCSGNPAISGTVKPLGSLASLRGESTFGEWTLEIQDRANGDGGSLVGISLEVCAEGAFRPDADEDGVFDDGDDLCLGTPKGVEVDTSGCPVNRFASDNFLVEIQSEACRNSNDGSVSLTATDTSITYSAVLDGEGNTLNMDFSETHVFQSLVAGNYSLCITGTNGTITYQEVCFDIVITEPELLTAAAIINGGVLEVSLNGGSLYNLELNGLTTQTEDSEIQLSLKTGRNILKVSTNLPCQGTYEESFFISPKPIVYPNPVGANTRIFLNVITEEVDIKVFSSDGRLMMTDVREVNGNEFVMDFSSLSTGAYYMSIQSSEIKEVFKLIKE from the coding sequence ATGAGAGCTAAATTACATCTTGTTTTTTCAATAACCATATTTTTTGTTTGCTTTTGCGCATTTGGGCAACAGGCATATTGGAAAACTATTACTGCAAAATCCAATTTTAAAAGTGCATCGGTTAAAGATATGAGTAAGGCCAGTGCGGTTTTTTCTTTGGATAAAACTCTTTTTTCAAAAACGCTTAAGTCTTTTTCAGATTCAAAAAAAGGGAAACATCAAATCTATCTTCCAGATTACAAAGGGAATGTTGTGGCATTCAATATTGAAGAAACTTCGGTTCTTCATCCAGATTTGGCAAAAAAATATCCAAATATCAAGTCATTTTCTGGATATAGTTTAGATGGGAAATACAAAGTAAAGCTTAGCAGTTCGCACAAAGGGCTTCAAAGTATGATTGTAAATGTAGAAAATCGAAAAACTGCATTTATGGAGCAGTTGTCCAACAAAAGCAATTCATATGTTGTTTATGAAAGAGGGGCGGGAGCTTCTGGAAAAGATGGTTTTGTATGTGATACTGAAAAACTGCAGCAAAGTGTTGCCAAAACGATTACTCCTTTAGTGGACGATCAACTCTTGCGAAAGTTTAGAATAGCAGTTTCAACAACTGGAGAGTATACAGATTTTCATGGTGGTACCGTTGCTGACGCTCTTGCTGCCATCAACGCAACACTAACAAGAATAAATGAAGTTTTTGAAACTGATTTAGGGGTGACCTTAGAACTGATTCCAAATAATGATTTGATCATATTTACGGATGCAGGCACAGACCCTTATAATGGCAACTTAAATGGAGAGGTACAGAACATCCTTACCACGACCATTGGAGAAGCCAACTATGATGTTGGGCACCTTTTTAATAAAGTGGAGTTACCATCACAAAACAATGGAAATGCAGGTTTTATAGGTGCTGTTTGTTCAGATAACAGAAAAGGAAGCGCCTTTTCATCTGCTTCTATACCGCAAGGGGATGTTTTTGATCTAGATTTTGTTTCCCATGAGCTAGGGCATCAATTTGGAGCCAACCATACTTGGTCTTTTGAATCTGAAGGCACTGGTGTGCAAGCGGAACCTGCAAGTGGTACCACGATTATGGGGTATGCTGGAATTGTAAATGGAAACAATGTAGCTCCCAATGGGGATGATTACTATCATTACAACAGCATTGTTCAAATATCCGACTATTTAGAAACGGTTTCTTGTGCGCAAACAACTCCGTTGACCAATGTACCACCGGTTCTAACACCAGTTGGAGATTTTGTCATTCCAAAAAGCACTGCTTTTGTTCTTGAAGGAATTGCGACCGATAGTGATGCAGGAGATATTCTGACATATACATGGGAACAAATTGACAATGGTGTGGTTACAACGGGCACTTTTGGGCCTGATAATCCAAGTGGTGCCAATTTTAGATCATTGCCCCCCACTACAAATCCAGCTCGATATTTTCCTAGATTATCCCGAGTCATTCAAGGAAATCTAACGCAAACCAATCCTGCAACCAATGATGCCTGGGAAACAGTTTCCAATATAGAGCGCAATATGAGCTTTGCTTTTACTGTTAGAGACAATGCCGTTGGAGGAGGTCAAGTAGTTTCAGATTTGCTTGATGTACAAGTGATTAATGCGGCAGGGCCATTTACGGTTACATCACAAGCTTCAAATGAAGTTTACGAAGGAGGTTCAATTCAGCAGATAACATGGGATGTTGCCAACACCAATATTTTGCCTATTGATGCCAAGACAGTGGATATTTTTCTTTCAGTAGATGGAGGTAATAGCTTTCCCATTACTTTAGCCGAGGACAAACTTAACGATGGAAGTGAGGAGGTAGTTATTCCGGGAAACGTTACCAACACAGCCAGAATAATGGTCAAAGCAAGTGATAATGTCTTTTTTGCTGTCAATTCTTCCAATTTCTCCATTCAACAATCTCCGGTGGTCTTGAATTTTCAAGACCTATCTTTTGAAGCCTGCCAACCGGATGATATCGTTATTCCTTTTACCTATCAGACCTTTGGAGGATTTAATGAAACATCAACATTTTCAGCGAACGTACCTGTGGGCTTAACGGCCTCTTTTGTTCCTGTTCAAGCAAGTGCAAATGATACAGCTGTAGTACTGACTATTTCTAATACCAATGGTGTTGCGCCGGGCGTTTATCCCATCACCATTACGTCTACTTCTGCATCCGAAACTAAGAATGTTCCGATATCTATAGTGGTCAGAGACACTAATTTTGGGGAGGTTGTTTTGGTTTCACCCATAGATACTCAAGCGAATACTCCAATAAGGACTCAACTTACATGGGAAGCCAATGCGTTATACTCAAATTATGATATAGAAATTGCAACGGACATTGGTTTTGTGGATGTTGTGGAATCTGCTAGCGTACCATTCAATTTTTACCAATCGACTAACTTGACTGATCAGACGGAATACTTTTGGAGGGTGCGGCCTAGTAATAATTGTGGCACAGGTAGTTTTGGAACACCGTTTAGTTTTACTACAATTCAGGTAAATTGTAAAAACTTGGAATTTAAAAATTTACCATTAGAGATTTCGAATATTGAGACACCTACGGTATCAGCAACACTACAGTTCTTAGAAGACCTACCTATATCCGATATTAATGTAAACCTCGAGCTGACACATACTTATTTAGAGGACCTGGTCATAAACCTTATATCTCCTTCTGGCACTAGGGTTGCCTTAATTTCAGGTAGTTGTGGAGAACTTAATAATGTAACCGCTGTTTTTGATGATGATGGGAGCGCTATCGTTTGTTCTGGAAACCCTGCTATTTCTGGAACGGTGAAACCCTTAGGTTCCTTAGCCTCTTTACGAGGAGAATCTACTTTTGGAGAATGGACATTGGAAATTCAAGATAGAGCTAATGGGGATGGGGGCTCGTTGGTGGGAATCTCATTAGAGGTTTGTGCAGAAGGCGCTTTTAGACCAGATGCAGACGAAGATGGTGTTTTTGATGATGGCGATGATTTGTGTTTGGGTACTCCAAAAGGTGTTGAGGTTGATACAAGTGGTTGTCCCGTTAATAGATTTGCTTCTGATAATTTTTTGGTGGAGATACAGAGTGAAGCTTGCAGAAACAGTAATGATGGTTCCGTGTCCTTGACGGCCACCGATACTTCAATAACATATTCAGCTGTTTTGGATGGAGAGGGAAATACACTGAATATGGATTTTTCGGAAACACATGTTTTTCAGAGTTTGGTAGCAGGTAACTACTCTTTGTGCATTACGGGCACCAATGGTACGATTACTTATCAAGAAGTTTGTTTTGATATTGTAATTACAGAACCAGAGCTTTTAACCGCTGCGGCTATCATTAATGGAGGAGTACTGGAAGTTTCTTTGAATGGAGGTAGTCTCTATAATTTGGAACTAAATGGTTTAACAACGCAAACAGAAGATTCTGAAATTCAGTTGAGTTTAAAAACTGGCCGAAATATTTTAAAAGTATCAACTAATTTACCGTGCCAAGGCACATACGAAGAATCATTTTTCATTTCGCCCAAACCCATTGTGTATCCAAATCCAGTTGGAGCAAATACCAGAATTTTTCTTAATGTAATTACAGAAGAAGTTGATATTAAGGTATTTTCTTCTGATGGACGACTGATGATGACTGATGTGAGAGAAGTAAATGGCAATGAATTTGTGATGGATTTCTCATCATTGTCAACGGGAGCTTATTATATGAGCATTCAAAGTTCAGAAATAAAGGAAGTGTTTAAATTGATTAAAGAATGA
- a CDS encoding HTTM domain-containing protein — protein sequence MFNHFLFKKIDNAQLIIFRIFYGLLVSAECYGAIATGWVRRTLIEPKFTFSFIGFEWLQPLPGNGMYIYFAIMGTLGLLIALGYKYRFNAFAFAIMWAGVYLMQKTSYNNHYYLLMLLAFIMAFLPASRDFSLDAKLNPKFRSRTMYNWVRWIIILQLFIVYTYASVAKLYGDWLDFSIIEILMKSKSDYFLIGELLQQEWVHKIVAVFGILFDLLIVPALLWKPTRKIAFAFSIFFHLFNSIVFQIGIFPYLSLAFTVFFFNPQTIRNIFLKEKTITIDNKVVLPKNATLLVSALSIYFLIQLALPLRHHTFKDDVLWTEEGHRLSWRMMLRSRTGLVTFKIYNKETGKGNHINLDEYLTKKQKRKVACYPDFLWQFAQHLKQEYAKKGEDVQVFASSKVRVNKSKYLEFVDPKVDLASVPWKHFSHNEWIRPSQKE from the coding sequence ATGTTCAACCACTTTCTTTTCAAAAAAATAGACAATGCCCAACTTATCATTTTCAGGATTTTTTATGGATTATTGGTAAGTGCGGAGTGTTATGGTGCTATTGCAACAGGCTGGGTACGCAGAACATTAATAGAACCCAAGTTCACCTTTTCTTTTATTGGTTTTGAGTGGCTACAACCACTCCCAGGTAACGGAATGTATATCTATTTTGCCATTATGGGAACATTGGGGCTATTAATTGCTCTTGGCTATAAATATAGATTTAATGCCTTTGCTTTTGCCATCATGTGGGCAGGGGTCTACTTAATGCAGAAAACATCTTACAACAACCATTATTATCTATTAATGTTGCTGGCTTTTATCATGGCATTTTTGCCTGCAAGTCGAGATTTTTCGTTAGACGCCAAATTAAATCCAAAGTTTCGTTCCCGTACAATGTACAATTGGGTTAGATGGATTATCATTCTACAACTGTTTATTGTATACACTTATGCTTCGGTTGCCAAGCTATATGGAGATTGGTTAGATTTTAGCATTATAGAAATATTGATGAAATCCAAAAGTGATTACTTCTTAATTGGCGAGTTGTTACAACAAGAATGGGTGCATAAGATAGTGGCGGTTTTTGGTATTCTTTTCGATTTATTGATTGTTCCTGCCTTATTATGGAAACCCACTAGGAAGATTGCTTTTGCATTTTCCATATTCTTCCATTTATTCAATAGCATCGTCTTTCAGATTGGGATTTTCCCTTATCTATCATTGGCTTTTACTGTGTTCTTTTTTAATCCACAGACTATTAGAAATATATTCCTAAAAGAGAAAACTATAACAATTGATAATAAGGTAGTTCTTCCAAAAAATGCAACATTGTTAGTGAGTGCCTTAAGCATCTATTTTTTAATACAACTCGCACTCCCTCTTAGACATCACACTTTTAAAGATGACGTATTATGGACCGAGGAAGGGCATAGATTAAGTTGGCGTATGATGTTGCGCAGTCGTACCGGCCTTGTTACATTTAAAATTTATAACAAAGAAACGGGTAAGGGAAATCATATTAATTTGGATGAATATCTTACCAAAAAACAAAAAAGAAAGGTAGCCTGTTACCCAGATTTTCTCTGGCAGTTTGCCCAGCATCTAAAACAAGAATACGCAAAGAAAGGAGAAGATGTTCAGGTTTTTGCAAGTAGTAAAGTTAGGGTCAATAAAAGTAAATACCTTGAATTTGTGGATCCAAAAGTAGACTTGGCAAGTGTACCATGGAAACATTTCTCGCACAATGAGTGGATAAGGCCATCACAAAAAGAATAA
- a CDS encoding bifunctional riboflavin kinase/FAD synthetase, with the protein MKTVQGISQFTNTTFQTAVTIGTFDGVHLGHRKILQRLINNAKNIGLKSTVLTFFPHPRMILQKDTDIKLLNTLEEKIQILDSLGLDYLIVHPFTKDFSRLSATEFVRDILVNNLRTKKIIIGYDHRFGRNRNANIQDLISFGNALDFDVEEIPVQEIDEVSVSSTKIRNALLEGDVNTANTYLNYAYMLTGTIKKGKGLGKQFGFPTANLNIAEEYKLIPKNGVYVVKSTLGDTEYYGMMNIGFNPTVSGTEKSIEVNFFEFEGNLYDKKVQVSILHRIRDEHKFDSVQELKEQLKKDRNHSLALISK; encoded by the coding sequence GTGAAAACAGTCCAAGGCATTTCTCAGTTTACCAATACTACGTTTCAAACGGCTGTTACCATTGGCACTTTTGACGGAGTGCATCTTGGTCACCGCAAGATATTGCAACGCCTCATAAATAATGCCAAGAATATTGGTTTGAAGTCTACCGTGCTTACTTTTTTCCCTCATCCAAGGATGATACTTCAAAAGGACACAGACATTAAATTATTGAACACCTTGGAAGAGAAGATACAGATTCTAGACTCTTTAGGATTGGATTATCTTATTGTTCACCCTTTTACAAAAGACTTTTCAAGACTTTCTGCAACTGAATTTGTAAGAGATATTCTTGTAAATAATCTAAGAACCAAAAAGATAATTATTGGATATGACCATAGGTTTGGCAGAAATCGTAATGCCAACATACAAGACTTAATTTCCTTTGGAAATGCTTTGGATTTTGATGTTGAAGAAATCCCAGTACAAGAAATAGACGAGGTCTCTGTAAGTTCAACAAAAATTAGAAATGCGTTGTTGGAGGGCGATGTTAATACCGCAAACACATATTTAAATTATGCCTACATGCTTACCGGAACCATTAAAAAGGGCAAGGGTCTTGGAAAACAGTTTGGCTTCCCCACAGCCAATCTCAATATAGCTGAAGAATACAAATTAATTCCAAAAAATGGAGTATATGTTGTTAAAAGTACTTTAGGCGACACAGAATATTACGGAATGATGAATATTGGCTTTAATCCAACCGTATCAGGGACAGAAAAAAGCATAGAGGTCAACTTTTTTGAATTTGAAGGAAATCTTTACGACAAAAAAGTACAGGTATCAATTTTGCATCGTATTAGAGATGAACATAAATTTGATTCCGTACAGGAACTGAAGGAACAGTTAAAAAAGGACAGAAACCATTCGCTAGCATTAATCTCCAAATAA
- a CDS encoding 50S ribosomal protein L25/general stress protein Ctc: MKSITIKGSQRESVGKVSTKALRNAGKVPCVLYGGDKPLHFSADELAFRHLVYTPNAHTAVIELEDGQKLKAVLQDIQFHPVTDKILHIDFYQLFSDKPVTMNIPVRLEGNSPGVKNGGRLLFRKRKLSIKALPDLLPDFITIDISKLKIGDTIPVETILNDDYTILHPNSTAVVQVKASRTSVDDEEEEEEEEGAEGAEATAEGAEAPAAEATE, translated from the coding sequence ATGAAGTCAATTACTATCAAAGGATCTCAAAGAGAAAGCGTGGGCAAGGTATCTACCAAGGCTCTACGTAATGCTGGAAAGGTCCCTTGCGTGCTGTACGGAGGGGATAAACCATTACACTTTTCAGCTGATGAATTAGCATTCAGACATTTAGTGTATACTCCTAACGCACACACTGCTGTGATTGAGTTGGAAGATGGCCAAAAATTGAAAGCTGTATTACAGGATATCCAGTTTCATCCTGTAACGGATAAAATTCTTCACATAGATTTTTATCAATTGTTCAGTGACAAACCTGTTACAATGAATATTCCTGTGCGATTAGAAGGAAATTCACCTGGGGTTAAAAACGGTGGTCGTTTGCTTTTCAGAAAAAGAAAACTTTCTATTAAAGCACTTCCAGACTTGCTTCCTGATTTTATCACTATTGATATTTCAAAGCTGAAAATTGGTGACACCATTCCGGTTGAAACCATCTTAAATGATGATTATACCATTCTTCACCCAAATAGCACTGCTGTAGTGCAGGTAAAAGCTTCTAGAACATCTGTTGATGATGAAGAAGAGGAAGAAGAGGAAGAAGGAGCTGAAGGAGCAGAAGCTACTGCGGAAGGAGCAGAAGCACCGGCAGCGGAAGCTACTGAGTAG